In Candidatus Nomurabacteria bacterium, the DNA window TGCTTGGCAGCAATGTCGCCAATGACATTTTTAACCAACGTGACCCAATAGGAAGATTAGTAACCATACGTGGTGAAGATTTTGTAGTACGTGGTGTCCTAGCACTTGCGCCAGAAAGCCCAATAAATGTAGGGTTTAATTTTAATGACACCATTTACATGCCTATGAAAACAGGCGAAAAGTTGGTTGGCGCATCAGGCACTCCACAAATTAACCAAATTACAATTAAGCTAGCAAACGAAAAAAATGCCACAGAAATTAGCAATGCTATTAAAGAAACATTGCTTAAACAGCATAAAGGTCAGGAAGATTTTACCGTAATACAGCAAGAAGACTTTTTGCAAGCGACGGGCCAAGTATTTGGTCTGTTGACTGCGTTTGTTGCTGCCGTAGCTGGTATATCTTTGTTTGTGGGTGGTGTTGGTATTATGAACATTATGCTAGTTAGTGTAAGTGAAAGAACCCGCGAAATAGGCATCAGAAAAGCTGTTGGCGCTACCAACAGACAGGTCGTTGGACAGTTCTTGGTAGAAGCAGTTGTGTTGTCTGTTATTGGAGGTATTATTGGAATTGCTGCTTCGTTTGTTGCAGCGTATTTTATACGATTATACACCCCTATAGAACCGGCTATATCACTGCCTATTATCGCCCTCGCATTTGGGGTTTCTGTGATGGTTGGTGTGGTGTTTGGTATTGCCCCAGCCATTAAAGCTGCCACAAAAGACCCAATCCAAGCCCTCCGCCAGCTATAATTACAAGTTCTGCACTTAAAATAAGCCGTGTAATAACAATGATACTTGATGGATCAACACTGATGCCTTAGGCGAGTTCTTTTTTGAACTTTTCTATAAGATCTACAGGTGTAGGGTTTAAGCCATTTAGCAAGCCAGTATACAGTGATACAAAATCGCCAAGCGCTACCGCCCATAATAGCTGCTGCAGATGTGTTTCGCCTACTACATCGATGACAATGGGCGCTGGGCGTTTACCGCTTATGAGTTTCGCAGACAATGCAAACCGCTTTTG includes these proteins:
- a CDS encoding ABC transporter permease — encoded protein: MFNAHLKMAFASLRSAKIRSFLTMFGVVIGVSSVLIAVSVGQGVKQQVLSQITQLGNDVVTVIPGKSFSTDSKGNITGFNASAIQGVSTLRNEDIEAIKKIDGITSVSPGVYISGVATTPERADYSGATIIATTPDIKDVLASKLEYGEFFTENDAQKKVVVLGSNVANDIFNQRDPIGRLVTIRGEDFVVRGVLALAPESPINVGFNFNDTIYMPMKTGEKLVGASGTPQINQITIKLANEKNATEISNAIKETLLKQHKGQEDFTVIQQEDFLQATGQVFGLLTAFVAAVAGISLFVGGVGIMNIMLVSVSERTREIGIRKAVGATNRQVVGQFLVEAVVLSVIGGIIGIAASFVAAYFIRLYTPIEPAISLPIIALAFGVSVMVGVVFGIAPAIKAATKDPIQALRQL